In Bdellovibrionales bacterium, the following proteins share a genomic window:
- a CDS encoding ATP-grasp domain-containing protein gives MEERKWGFCLRQRLLFLGYRKNAIKAAKSLGLDVDIACLGGEPSPVHSYPLNIWYSESEEKLTEQIKNSFAPGDPGYAAILALTERSVPFAGRLRDQLGVFGMSEASANLCHFKNQMKDVARKNRFRVAEHTVINIQTDMDFLIEKWGWPLIIKEAGLSGSRGMKFCWDRSELVEAWHVGKLVEALVRGREMSIESLLFGGEVRFTNFTAYHRLFEMNLVPAKLSKEVSEDLLDFNKRVLSAFGIQSGMTHLELFLTDEGPVFGELAVRPPGGHILCLIEKSYGFDPWKSVLQIAMGLEPDLSPWSGKYSGAWIIHPGAGKLVRIEGKDAILRMPELDKLRLKVNCGQNILPRIGSGVEIGHAIFSGESYDQVAKALDLARETLLFTVESPPR, from the coding sequence GTGGAAGAACGAAAGTGGGGTTTTTGCTTGCGTCAGAGGCTTTTGTTTCTCGGCTATAGAAAAAATGCGATAAAAGCGGCCAAGAGTCTGGGGCTCGATGTGGACATTGCCTGTCTCGGAGGTGAACCTTCTCCGGTGCACAGTTATCCTCTCAATATTTGGTATTCTGAATCTGAGGAAAAACTGACAGAACAAATAAAGAATTCGTTTGCACCTGGAGACCCAGGGTATGCTGCAATCCTTGCTCTCACGGAGAGATCAGTTCCGTTCGCAGGAAGGCTGCGTGATCAATTGGGGGTTTTTGGGATGTCTGAGGCCTCAGCGAATCTGTGCCATTTTAAGAACCAAATGAAGGATGTGGCTCGAAAAAACAGATTTAGGGTTGCGGAACATACCGTTATCAATATCCAAACAGATATGGATTTTCTTATTGAGAAGTGGGGGTGGCCACTGATCATAAAGGAAGCCGGACTATCGGGCAGTCGTGGGATGAAATTTTGTTGGGACAGATCGGAGTTAGTTGAAGCCTGGCATGTTGGCAAACTTGTTGAGGCTTTAGTCCGCGGGAGGGAGATGAGTATTGAGAGTTTACTTTTCGGTGGCGAGGTGCGCTTCACAAATTTTACGGCTTACCATCGTCTGTTTGAGATGAACCTAGTTCCAGCGAAACTCTCAAAAGAAGTATCAGAAGATTTGCTGGATTTTAATAAGAGAGTTCTGAGCGCCTTTGGGATTCAATCAGGAATGACACATCTTGAGCTTTTTTTGACTGATGAAGGACCTGTGTTTGGAGAGCTTGCGGTTCGCCCACCTGGTGGCCATATTCTTTGTCTGATTGAAAAGAGCTATGGTTTTGATCCGTGGAAATCAGTTTTACAGATTGCTATGGGGCTGGAGCCAGATTTGTCGCCGTGGTCAGGAAAATATTCTGGAGCTTGGATTATTCATCCGGGAGCTGGAAAATTGGTTCGCATTGAGGGAAAGGACGCCATTTTGCGAATGCCAGAATTGGATAAGCTCAGGTTGAAAGTCAATTGTGGACAGAATATTTTGCCGCGGATCGGCTCGGGAGTTGAAATTGGCCACGCTATCTTTTCGGGAGAATCTTATGACCAAGTGGCTAAGGCGTTGGATTTAGCAAGGGAGACTCTGCTGTTTACGGTTGAAAGTCCTCCTAGGTGA